GCTGAAGCATGCTATAATAAagacagcagcagcaggagcagcagcaggaggaagCAAGCAGGCAGACAGACTTCACTTCTCTTGACGGCTTATTGATGATGAGGAAGGTTTGGTTCATTCATGGAGACTCCGGCCAGTCGATCCCGGCGAAGGCGCCCTCGCCGAACCCGCCGCCGTAGAACCTGACCTCGAGCCCCTCGAGGGCGTGGCCGTCGGCCCACAGggcctcctcgtcctcgtcgctcCCGGCGGCGGCGAAGTAGTCCTCGTCGTCCATGAACTCCTCCCACGAGTAGATGGAGTCGTCGTCCGAGTCGTCGGAGCACTCCTCCAGGAAGCTGTTCTCGTAGCAGTCGTCCACGCGCGGGCCCAGGACCTTGAGCCCCGGGTACTTGTCCTGCAGCAGCTTGTCGTCCACGCCCCAGCAGCCGCGCAGGTCCAGGAAGCTGAGGTCGCGGCACCGGGACGCGATCTCCACCACCGCGTTGGTCGCGATCAGCATGTACCCGATCTCCAGGTGCCGGAGCTTCGGCATGCTGCACGCGATGGCGCGGGCCTCGTCGTGCTGGCACACCTTGCCGGCGACGTCTATGGGGTGCATCACCCGCCGGAGCCCCACCAGGGACTTGCAGTTCTTGCCGAACGCCTCCAGGGCGCGGGCGCCGATCTTGGTGCAGCTGCTGACGTCCAGGAACGTGACGTTGGACAGCCTTTG
The sequence above is drawn from the Triticum aestivum cultivar Chinese Spring chromosome 7A, IWGSC CS RefSeq v2.1, whole genome shotgun sequence genome and encodes:
- the LOC123148684 gene encoding F-box protein FBW2, giving the protein MEEHREERCWEDLLPDALGLIFRNLSLQEMLTVVPRVCKSWSRVVSGPYCWQEIDIQEWSQQQNKPDQLTRMVHTLVTRSGDSFRRISVSGLPNDSLFTFIANHARSLKTLELPRSEISDCIVEDVAQRLSNVTFLDVSSCTKIGARALEAFGKNCKSLVGLRRVMHPIDVAGKVCQHDEARAIACSMPKLRHLEIGYMLIATNAVVEIASRCRDLSFLDLRGCWGVDDKLLQDKYPGLKVLGPRVDDCYENSFLEECSDDSDDDSIYSWEEFMDDEDYFAAAGSDEDEEALWADGHALEGLEVRFYGGGFGEGAFAGIDWPESP